One Pyrofollis japonicus DNA window includes the following coding sequences:
- a CDS encoding type IV secretory system conjugative DNA transfer family protein encodes MTVIPIFILFAGAVFSALVALDDRIGLFSRSMSSATKCCLSLGKSCFYVLKISGEECINDLFRNNAFYDILHNRVKGFIILFENINFVKALRELEAKIITYRVEIERNPDNLRAKRKLELMESIYKEISKYNDPVKPEIILLFESEDAIDKVKSSLSYYGCNLTPLCNLSIIKRKNLISKNKIIRNFLDIIDYDYIISSLSLDNGVIIGSELRLNSPVVLPLIDKEIGSLQTVIVGPSGRGKTTLLGNIIMNLSISEQYCIVFFDPKGDLKRIVRDSDLREYDNVLEGDIENLRDILRANNMMESIRSNNCKNIAIVIDEFWRLSRYSGFAEIIREARSKNVNLFLASQEPLDFADYVWNNVHNIIIFGSSSKEYVKNVLKYSNIGDEYAQYLYRLGVGEALLKNFKRSKPILFRIRVPSITVKRKQRRHVEAGSRVLRHGQALDNTA; translated from the coding sequence ATGACCGTGATTCCAATTTTTATTCTATTTGCTGGCGCCGTTTTCTCAGCGCTTGTAGCTCTAGACGATAGAATTGGGTTGTTTTCAAGAAGTATGTCTTCAGCGACTAAATGCTGTCTGTCTCTTGGAAAAAGCTGTTTCTATGTATTAAAAATAAGCGGAGAAGAATGTATTAATGACCTTTTTAGAAATAATGCCTTCTACGATATCTTACATAATAGGGTTAAGGGCTTTATCATATTATTTGAGAATATAAATTTTGTTAAAGCATTAAGAGAGCTTGAGGCAAAAATAATAACCTATAGGGTCGAGATTGAGCGTAATCCTGATAATTTACGAGCTAAAAGGAAGCTAGAATTAATGGAATCTATTTATAAGGAGATTTCAAAATATAATGATCCTGTAAAACCTGAGATTATACTTTTATTTGAAAGTGAAGATGCGATAGATAAAGTTAAGTCAAGTCTTTCTTATTATGGTTGTAATCTTACACCTTTATGTAACTTATCTATAATAAAGAGAAAAAATTTAATATCAAAAAATAAAATAATAAGAAATTTTCTTGATATTATTGATTATGATTATATAATTTCAAGCTTGTCTCTCGATAATGGTGTAATTATTGGCAGCGAATTACGTCTTAACTCTCCAGTAGTATTACCGTTAATCGATAAAGAAATAGGCTCGCTTCAAACGGTTATCGTCGGGCCAAGTGGTAGAGGTAAAACAACGCTGCTAGGCAATATAATAATGAACCTCTCGATTAGTGAGCAATATTGTATTGTGTTTTTTGATCCGAAGGGGGATTTAAAAAGAATAGTAAGAGATTCCGACCTTCGTGAATATGATAACGTACTTGAGGGTGATATAGAGAATTTAAGAGATATTCTTAGAGCAAATAATATGATGGAGAGTATTAGGTCAAATAATTGTAAGAATATTGCTATAGTTATTGATGAGTTTTGGCGGCTTTCTCGATATTCTGGCTTTGCAGAAATTATCCGAGAAGCACGTAGCAAAAATGTTAACCTTTTCCTAGCTTCCCAGGAGCCTTTAGACTTTGCCGATTATGTGTGGAACAATGTTCACAATATAATAATTTTTGGGTCTTCAAGCAAAGAATATGTTAAAAATGTATTAAAATATAGTAATATCGGCGATGAATACGCTCAGTACTTGTATAGACTTGGAGTAGGTGAGGCTTTATTAAAGAACTTCAAAAGATCAAAGCCCATCCTATTCCGAATACGAGTACCCTCGATAACAGTTAAGAGGAAGCAGAGGAGGCACGTGGAAGCTGGGAGCAGGGTGCTAAGACATGGGCAAGCGCTTGATAATACAGCGTAG